In the genome of Ensifer adhaerens, one region contains:
- a CDS encoding chromosome partitioning protein translates to MAIISLANAKGGAGKTTAAVLLAAAYARKGKSVLLIDCDRFSSATEWCAKAGGKIDAISGVTASNLAEHLRRNRSRYKHVIIDLSGASDMLIALASGLSDLVLVPVQGSVLDGRGAVHVFDIMEMVMQNTRCRVRRAVLLSRVNPLVKTRSLRKVSAMLEEKGIAMLATPIVERSAFRDMFEKGCLLDALDPAKTSNIDKAIANMAALIREVKTFIADDEDAQAPYSGICFGEERAAPESKRDPYRRYAVTSLAPSLSMPSA, encoded by the coding sequence GTGGCGATCATATCTTTGGCGAATGCCAAGGGCGGCGCAGGCAAGACGACGGCGGCGGTTCTTCTGGCGGCGGCCTATGCGCGCAAGGGCAAGAGTGTTCTTCTCATCGATTGCGACAGGTTTTCCAGTGCGACGGAGTGGTGCGCGAAAGCTGGCGGCAAGATCGATGCGATCAGCGGCGTGACCGCTTCCAATCTCGCGGAACATCTGCGGCGCAATCGTTCGCGCTACAAGCATGTGATCATCGATCTGTCGGGCGCTTCGGACATGCTGATCGCGCTTGCCTCGGGGCTTTCGGATCTCGTTCTGGTTCCCGTCCAGGGATCGGTGCTCGACGGGCGAGGGGCCGTGCATGTGTTCGACATCATGGAAATGGTGATGCAGAACACACGTTGCCGGGTGCGTCGCGCGGTGCTGCTCTCCCGCGTCAACCCGCTGGTGAAGACGCGTTCGCTGCGCAAGGTTTCGGCCATGCTGGAGGAGAAAGGCATAGCAATGCTTGCGACGCCCATCGTCGAGCGCAGCGCCTTTCGCGACATGTTCGAAAAGGGTTGCCTGCTCGATGCGCTTGACCCGGCAAAGACCAGCAATATCGACAAGGCCATAGCCAACATGGCTGCGCTCATCCGCGAGGTGAAGACCTTTATTGCGGATGACGAAGATGCGCAGGCGCCCTATTCGGGCATCTGCTTTGGCGAGGAACGCGCCGCTCCCGAGAGCAAGCGCGATCCTTACAGACGCTACGCCGTGACGTCGCTGGCGCCTTCGTTGAGCATGCCCAGCGCATAG
- a CDS encoding sarcosine oxidase subunit gamma yields the protein MLEAQANRTLPQKLTVSGSGAASVTPLKPMTRLSLRADADAIAALSAALGLDLPTQPLTSTEKDGRVAFWLGPDEWFLIDANGVDMMALLAGVKALHSATDVSHRNTAFEVKGPQAAAAINAGCPLDLRDGAFPVGKCARTLLGKVEVIVWRKSADTFHVECWRSFSTYALGMLNEGASDVTA from the coding sequence ATGCTTGAGGCTCAGGCAAACCGTACCCTCCCCCAGAAGCTCACCGTCTCCGGATCGGGCGCAGCCTCTGTCACGCCGCTTAAGCCCATGACGCGGCTGTCGCTGCGCGCTGACGCCGATGCCATCGCGGCGCTCTCGGCCGCCCTCGGCCTCGATCTGCCGACTCAGCCGCTGACGTCGACTGAGAAGGATGGCCGAGTCGCCTTCTGGCTCGGCCCGGACGAATGGTTCCTGATCGATGCCAACGGCGTGGACATGATGGCGCTTCTCGCCGGTGTGAAGGCGCTGCATTCGGCCACCGACGTCTCGCATCGCAACACCGCCTTTGAGGTGAAAGGCCCGCAAGCCGCCGCCGCGATCAATGCCGGCTGCCCGCTCGATCTGCGCGACGGCGCCTTCCCGGTCGGCAAATGCGCCCGCACCCTGCTCGGCAAGGTCGAGGTGATCGTCTGGCGCAAGAGCGCCGACACGTTCCATGTCGAATGCTGGCGGTCGTTCTCGACCTATGCGCTGGGCATGCTCAACGAAGGCGCCAGCGACGTCACGGCGTAG
- a CDS encoding sarcosine oxidase subunit alpha, producing the protein MSGAFRIAGKGRLTPARQARFSFDGKYYTALEGDTIASALLSHGVHLMGRSFKYHRPRGVISAGSEEPNALMNVARDASREQPNVRASVQEVFEGMKVNSQNRFPSLIFDVGAVNDMLSPFFAAGFYYKTFMWPKAAWKHVYEPFIRAAAGLGTSPKEADPDHYASRFAHCDVLVIGGGLAGITAALAAARAGADVILCDERPELGGAAHYDSSLTVDGQPAYDWAQAAAARLAARPNVRVLTRTTAFGYYDHNFVALAERVTDHQAIPERAAPRERLWKVRAKKVIIASGAIERHMVFDGNDRPGVMLASAARTFLNHYGVAVGSKVGVFTAHDSAYEAAFDLANAGVKIAAIVDVRDNPGEAVRAEAARLGIEVMTGQSVVTTGGKLRVNSMSVIRKAGGTRRKIEIDALITCAGWTPSVHMFSQTRGKLKYEADKARFLPDIYTENCISVGACNGTDDAAALVAEAFKAGTDAAREAGATGDVRTAPEAATAYAWTGGMIGTPEGAGPETHGKAFIDFQNDVCAKDIRLAVREGMASIEHIKRFTTNGMASDQGKLSNMHGLAIAAEALGKDIPEVGLTTFRSPYTPVTFGTILNHNRGPLFDPARKTPMHEREEAIGAVFEDVGNWKRAWFYPRAGEDMHAAVNRECKTVRTSVGIFDASTLGKIEVVGPDAAAFLNLMYTNAWDNLKPGRCRYGIMLREDGFVYDDGVVGRIADDRFHVTTTTGGAARVMNHMEDYLQTEFPHLKVWLTSATEQWATVAVQGPKAREIVAPLVEGVDLTNEAFPHMSVAECKVMGVPARLFRMTFAGEMGFEINVPADYGAALWDALYAATQAVGGCAYGTETMHVLRAEKGYIIVGQDTDGTLTPDDAGVAWAVSKKKTDFVGIRGLKRPDLVRAGRKQLVGFKPRDGKTIVPEGAQIVEDPNQPKPMKMLGHITSSYWSENLGYSFGLAVVADGRARIGQTLYVPLEKETIAVEVTDAVFYDKEGSRINA; encoded by the coding sequence GTGAGCGGCGCATTCCGTATCGCCGGCAAGGGCCGGCTGACGCCCGCCCGTCAGGCGCGTTTCTCCTTCGACGGCAAGTATTACACGGCGCTGGAAGGCGACACGATCGCCTCGGCGCTGCTCTCCCACGGCGTCCATCTCATGGGCCGCTCCTTCAAGTACCACCGCCCGAGGGGCGTCATCTCCGCCGGCTCCGAAGAGCCGAACGCGCTGATGAACGTGGCCCGTGACGCATCCCGCGAACAGCCGAACGTCCGCGCCTCGGTGCAGGAAGTGTTCGAGGGCATGAAGGTCAATTCACAGAACCGCTTCCCGTCGCTCATCTTCGACGTCGGCGCGGTCAACGACATGCTGTCGCCCTTCTTCGCCGCCGGCTTCTACTACAAGACCTTCATGTGGCCGAAGGCTGCATGGAAACATGTCTACGAGCCCTTCATCCGTGCCGCAGCCGGTCTCGGTACGTCGCCGAAGGAGGCCGACCCGGATCACTACGCCAGCCGCTTCGCGCATTGCGACGTGCTGGTCATCGGTGGCGGCCTTGCCGGCATCACGGCAGCGCTTGCCGCAGCCCGCGCCGGCGCGGACGTCATCCTCTGCGACGAGCGCCCGGAACTCGGCGGCGCCGCCCATTACGACAGCAGCCTGACCGTCGACGGCCAACCGGCCTATGACTGGGCGCAGGCCGCCGCTGCACGGCTAGCCGCGCGTCCGAACGTCCGGGTCCTGACCCGCACCACGGCCTTCGGTTATTACGACCACAATTTCGTGGCGCTCGCCGAACGCGTTACTGACCATCAGGCCATCCCGGAGCGCGCTGCCCCCCGCGAACGCCTCTGGAAGGTGCGCGCGAAGAAGGTGATCATCGCCTCGGGCGCGATCGAACGCCACATGGTCTTCGACGGCAACGACCGCCCCGGCGTCATGCTGGCGTCTGCCGCCCGCACCTTCCTCAACCACTACGGCGTCGCCGTCGGCTCCAAGGTCGGCGTCTTCACCGCGCATGATTCCGCCTACGAGGCCGCCTTCGACCTGGCGAATGCCGGCGTGAAGATCGCCGCCATCGTCGATGTCCGGGACAACCCGGGCGAGGCCGTTCGCGCCGAAGCCGCGCGCCTCGGCATCGAAGTCATGACAGGCCAGTCGGTTGTCACCACCGGCGGCAAGCTGCGCGTCAACTCCATGTCGGTCATCCGCAAGGCGGGCGGCACGCGCCGCAAGATCGAGATCGATGCGCTCATCACCTGCGCCGGCTGGACACCCTCGGTGCACATGTTCTCGCAGACCCGCGGCAAGCTGAAATACGAGGCCGACAAGGCCCGCTTCCTGCCGGACATCTATACCGAGAACTGCATCTCGGTCGGCGCCTGCAACGGCACCGACGATGCGGCCGCCCTCGTGGCCGAAGCCTTCAAGGCCGGCACGGATGCCGCCCGCGAAGCAGGCGCGACCGGCGATGTGCGCACCGCTCCGGAAGCTGCAACGGCTTACGCCTGGACCGGGGGCATGATCGGCACGCCGGAAGGCGCGGGCCCCGAAACCCACGGCAAGGCCTTCATCGACTTCCAGAACGACGTCTGCGCCAAGGATATCCGTCTGGCCGTGCGCGAAGGCATGGCGTCCATCGAGCATATCAAGCGCTTCACGACGAACGGCATGGCCTCCGACCAGGGCAAGCTTTCGAACATGCATGGTCTGGCGATTGCGGCGGAAGCGCTCGGCAAGGACATCCCGGAAGTGGGTCTCACCACCTTCCGCTCGCCCTATACGCCGGTAACCTTCGGCACGATCCTCAACCACAACCGTGGCCCGCTCTTCGACCCGGCGCGCAAGACGCCGATGCATGAGCGCGAAGAAGCGATCGGCGCGGTCTTCGAGGATGTCGGCAACTGGAAGCGCGCCTGGTTCTACCCGCGCGCTGGCGAGGACATGCACGCCGCAGTCAACCGCGAGTGCAAGACAGTGCGCACCAGCGTCGGCATCTTCGATGCCTCGACGCTCGGCAAGATCGAGGTCGTCGGCCCGGATGCGGCCGCCTTCCTGAACCTCATGTACACCAACGCCTGGGACAATCTGAAGCCCGGACGCTGCCGCTACGGCATCATGCTGCGCGAAGATGGCTTCGTCTATGACGACGGCGTCGTCGGCCGCATCGCCGACGACCGCTTCCATGTGACGACGACGACCGGCGGTGCCGCCCGCGTGATGAACCACATGGAAGACTATCTTCAGACGGAATTCCCGCATCTGAAGGTCTGGCTGACATCGGCCACCGAACAATGGGCAACCGTTGCCGTGCAGGGCCCGAAGGCCCGCGAGATCGTCGCCCCGCTCGTCGAGGGCGTGGATCTGACGAACGAGGCCTTCCCGCATATGAGCGTTGCCGAATGCAAGGTGATGGGCGTTCCCGCCCGCCTCTTCCGCATGACGTTCGCCGGCGAAATGGGCTTCGAAATCAACGTCCCGGCTGATTACGGCGCAGCCCTCTGGGACGCGCTCTATGCAGCCACGCAGGCCGTTGGCGGCTGTGCCTATGGCACGGAAACCATGCACGTCCTTCGCGCCGAAAAGGGCTATATCATCGTCGGCCAGGACACGGACGGCACGCTCACGCCGGATGATGCCGGCGTGGCCTGGGCGGTCTCGAAGAAGAAGACCGATTTCGTCGGCATTCGCGGCCTCAAGCGCCCGGATCTCGTGCGTGCCGGCCGCAAGCAGCTCGTCGGCTTCAAGCCGCGCGACGGCAAGACGATCGTGCCGGAAGGCGCGCAGATCGTCGAGGACCCGAACCAGCCGAAGCCGATGAAGATGCTCGGCCACATCACGTCGTCCTACTGGTCGGAAAACCTCGGTTACAGCTTCGGCCTTGCGGTCGTCGCCGATGGCCGCGCCAGGATCGGCCAGACGCTCTACGTCCCGCTGGAAAAGGAAACCATCGCGGTCGAGGTCACCGACGCCGTGTTCTATGACAAGGAAGGGAGCCGCATCAATGCTTGA
- a CDS encoding sarcosine oxidase subunit delta: protein MLLIHCPYCQEDRAELEFHAAGEAHIARPENIADISDEAFAEYFFLRDNPKGYIYERWRHQHGCGRFFNAVRHTVSDKFVVTYKAGEAKRSLESLNLEEGGAK from the coding sequence ATGCTCCTTATTCATTGCCCCTATTGCCAGGAAGACCGCGCGGAACTCGAATTCCACGCTGCCGGCGAAGCCCATATCGCGCGCCCTGAAAACATTGCCGACATCTCGGACGAAGCCTTCGCGGAATATTTCTTCCTCCGCGACAACCCCAAGGGCTACATCTACGAGCGCTGGCGGCACCAGCATGGCTGCGGCCGCTTCTTCAATGCCGTGCGCCACACCGTGAGCGACAAGTTCGTCGTGACCTACAAGGCCGGCGAAGCCAAGCGTTCCCTTGAGTCTCTCAATCTTGAAGAAGGAGGTGCCAAGTGA
- a CDS encoding sarcosine oxidase subunit beta, which produces MKKYSAFAVVREALRGHKGWEKQWVSPEPKKAYDVIIVGGGGHGLGAAYYLAKEHGITNVAVIEKGWLGGGNTGRNTTIIRSNYLYEESMDIYEHSLKLWENLSQDLNYNVMYSPRGVMMLSHNTHDKQSFTRHINANRLYGIDNEWLTPEQAKAYCPPLDISATARYPLNGAALQRRGGTARHDAVAWGYARAAHDRGVHVIQNCQVTGITRGPDGAVTGVETTRGFIGAKKVGVSASGHNTQIMAMADVRVPLVSNPLQALVSEPLKPIFPCVVMSNTVHAYISQSDKGELVIGAGTDQYVSYSQTGGIQIIEHTLDAICELFPIFRRVKMMRQWGGITDNTPDRSAIQSKTPVPGLYVNCGWGTGGFKATPGSANLFAHLIARDEPHRLAAGLTLDRFRTGRLIDEAAAAAVAH; this is translated from the coding sequence ATGAAGAAATATTCCGCATTCGCCGTGGTTCGCGAGGCCCTGCGCGGCCACAAGGGCTGGGAGAAGCAATGGGTGTCGCCTGAGCCGAAGAAGGCTTACGACGTCATCATCGTCGGCGGCGGCGGCCACGGCCTGGGTGCCGCCTATTATCTGGCCAAGGAACACGGCATCACCAATGTCGCGGTGATCGAAAAGGGCTGGCTCGGCGGCGGCAACACGGGCCGCAACACGACCATCATCCGCTCCAACTATCTCTACGAAGAGAGCATGGACATCTACGAGCACTCGCTGAAGCTCTGGGAAAATCTCAGCCAGGACCTCAATTACAATGTAATGTATTCCCCGCGCGGCGTGATGATGCTGTCGCACAACACGCATGACAAGCAGTCCTTCACCCGCCACATCAATGCCAACCGTCTCTACGGCATCGACAATGAATGGCTGACGCCGGAACAGGCCAAGGCCTATTGCCCGCCGCTCGATATTTCGGCCACCGCCCGCTATCCGTTGAATGGCGCCGCCCTTCAGCGTCGCGGCGGCACGGCCCGTCACGATGCGGTGGCCTGGGGCTATGCCCGCGCCGCCCACGATCGCGGCGTCCATGTCATCCAGAACTGCCAGGTGACCGGCATCACCCGCGGCCCGGATGGGGCCGTCACCGGTGTTGAAACGACGCGCGGCTTCATCGGCGCGAAGAAGGTCGGCGTCTCGGCCTCGGGCCACAACACGCAGATCATGGCCATGGCCGATGTCCGCGTGCCGCTGGTGTCCAACCCGCTTCAGGCGCTCGTGTCCGAGCCGCTGAAGCCGATCTTCCCCTGCGTGGTCATGTCCAACACGGTGCATGCCTATATCTCGCAGTCGGACAAGGGCGAACTCGTCATCGGCGCCGGCACCGACCAGTATGTCTCCTACTCCCAGACCGGCGGCATCCAGATCATCGAGCACACGCTTGACGCCATCTGTGAGCTCTTCCCGATCTTCCGCCGCGTCAAGATGATGCGCCAGTGGGGCGGCATCACCGACAACACGCCTGACCGCTCGGCCATCCAGTCGAAGACCCCGGTTCCGGGCCTTTATGTCAACTGCGGCTGGGGCACCGGCGGCTTCAAGGCAACACCCGGCTCGGCGAATCTCTTCGCCCATCTCATTGCCCGCGACGAACCGCATAGACTCGCAGCAGGCCTCACGCTCGACCGGTTCCGCACCGGCCGCCTCATCGACGAAGCGGCCGCCGCCGCCGTTGCTCACTGA
- a CDS encoding SSU ribosomal protein S21P, translating into MQVLVRDNNVDQALRALKKKMQREGIFREMKMRDYYEKPSQKRAREKAEAVRRVRKLARKRMQREGLIGGRPGAR; encoded by the coding sequence GTGCAGGTACTTGTCCGCGACAACAACGTTGACCAGGCGCTCCGCGCTCTTAAGAAGAAGATGCAGCGCGAAGGCATTTTCCGCGAAATGAAGATGCGCGACTACTACGAGAAGCCGTCGCAGAAGCGCGCCCGCGAAAAGGCTGAAGCCGTTCGCCGCGTTCGCAAGCTCGCTCGCAAGCGCATGCAGCGCGAAGGCCTGATCGGCGGTCGCCCGGGCGCACGTTGA
- a CDS encoding Tetratricopeptide repeat-containing protein, whose product MTGAINFSAAKAATPVQRPVRAILAACAVGGLMTLASCASTNMPDDTIRIDRAQGSEENINSLTAVINSNPNDPEAYNSRGSALGKAGRFRDAMNDFNKAIALNPRYYQAYANRALVERSMGKQVEAAQDYTTALQINPRYDVAYIGRGDIYRLANRLNEALADFNKAIELDTTDGRAYHRRGLIYQRMNQHAKAIDDFSTAISLSPTAPEPYNGRGISYLATGDLDNAFSDFNHAIDLDGKLAESWANQALVYEKRGNMQMAYKSYSHALQLDPKYQPARDGVDRTRGAMGGAG is encoded by the coding sequence TTGACGGGTGCCATCAATTTCTCGGCAGCGAAGGCTGCGACGCCGGTTCAGCGGCCGGTTCGGGCGATCCTTGCAGCATGTGCTGTCGGCGGCCTCATGACGCTGGCCAGCTGCGCGTCCACGAATATGCCGGACGACACGATCCGCATCGATCGGGCGCAGGGTTCCGAAGAAAACATCAACTCGCTGACAGCCGTCATCAACTCCAATCCGAACGATCCGGAAGCCTACAACTCGCGCGGCTCGGCGCTGGGCAAGGCCGGTCGCTTCCGCGATGCGATGAACGACTTCAACAAGGCGATCGCGCTCAATCCCCGCTACTATCAGGCCTATGCCAACCGAGCGCTGGTCGAGCGCAGCATGGGCAAGCAGGTCGAGGCAGCGCAGGATTATACGACGGCCTTGCAGATCAATCCGCGCTATGACGTTGCCTATATCGGTCGCGGCGATATCTATCGTCTTGCCAACCGGCTGAACGAAGCGCTGGCGGATTTCAACAAGGCCATCGAGCTGGACACGACGGATGGCCGCGCCTATCACCGCCGTGGTCTGATCTATCAGCGCATGAACCAGCATGCGAAAGCGATCGACGATTTCTCGACTGCCATCTCGCTGTCGCCCACGGCACCGGAACCCTATAATGGCCGGGGTATCTCATATCTCGCCACGGGTGATCTGGATAACGCCTTCTCGGATTTCAATCACGCGATCGATCTCGACGGGAAGCTTGCCGAATCCTGGGCAAACCAGGCGCTCGTCTACGAAAAGCGCGGCAACATGCAGATGGCCTACAAGTCCTACTCGCATGCGCTGCAGCTTGATCCGAAGTATCAGCCCGCGCGCGACGGTGTCGATCGGACACGCGGAGCCATGGGCGGCGCAGGCTGA
- a CDS encoding aa3 type cytochrome c oxidase subunit IV, with product MAEHQSGPVELGAPMDYKEHEKSYDLFIKGAKYGTMHVVFLLIAMAVGFFTSAGFIFSVLLFIILSVGGILLF from the coding sequence ATGGCAGAACATCAGTCCGGTCCGGTCGAACTCGGCGCGCCGATGGACTACAAGGAACATGAAAAGAGCTACGATCTTTTCATCAAGGGCGCGAAATACGGCACGATGCATGTCGTGTTTCTGCTAATCGCCATGGCCGTCGGCTTCTTCACCTCCGCCGGCTTCATCTTCTCCGTCCTGCTCTTCATCATCCTGAGCGTCGGCGGCATCCTGCTGTTCTGA
- a CDS encoding indolepyruvate ferredoxin oxidoreductase has product MHQKISLEDKYDLSRNRVYLTGAQAIARMMMMQQEADKAAGLNTAGFISGYRGSPLGGLDSQFMKAKKQLTAHQITFTPGLNEELAATAVWGSQQAGLDGHGKYDGVFGLWYGKGPGVDRAGDVFRHANLAGTSPNGGVLVLMGDDHTAESSTNAHQTEFNFVDYMMPILNPAGVQEIIDYGLLGYALSRYSGCWVALKCVKDNVESTASVNAGLNRLDIVTPPFEGPPGGIHIRLNDIDFLGQEARLHEYKRAAANLFIRANGLNKIVWSGGEAPKLGIISTGKSYLDVLQAFSNLGIGEEEANRLGIRLFKVGCTWPLDLDDVKDFSTGLTEIIVVEEKRSLIETQLREALYGTAGQPMIVGKRDERGDWLFPVKGALDPNDIAIAFGERITRYIGPSDEISARTARLKQAQAMIASIADGNIRTPFFCSGCPHNSSTKVPEGSVAAAGIGCHFMSIWMDRNTVGFTQMGGEGAQWVGVAPFSDRGHIFQNLGDGTYAHSGSLAIRFALSAGTNITYKILYNDAVAMTGGQHVESGATVDQIARQLAAEGVKRIAVVSDEPDKYPPGIDWPKGTTFNHRRDMDDVQRELRDIPGVTVLIYDQTCAAEKRRRRKRGTFPDPNKRAFINEAVCEGCGDCGVKSNCVSIQPVETAFGRKRKVDQSSCNKDFSCVDGFCPSFVTVHGGKLRKAEAKAKDASGFDSLFANLPAPAIASLDDGWAAIVAGIGGTGVVTIGQILGMAAHIEEKGCGLIDMAGLAQKGGAVLTHLRIAKTPDAITAIRIPAGRSDLVLGCDLAVSASKKVLATVTEDKTLFIANTAEIMPGGFTRNPDFSFPAELMKKTIRKSAGEATTRFFDADEAARELFANALAANMFMLGYASQLGGLPLSPESVEEAIRLNGEAVDMNIAAFRWGRIAGNDPAAVTAIYRDHHHEAPRAETADEAIERMKAHLTAYQNTRYARRFEKAIAPVREAEIRATGSAGPVTLAAARSLGKLMAIKDEYETARLFTDGAFEKRLSEQFSDWDRLEFHMAPPLFAKKDKQGHLVKASYGPWMMGALNALAKFKVLRGTPLDIFGYTDERKMERQMIADFEALLGRVSGKLNAANAQAVGDLVAAAEKIRGFGHVKEKAAKEVLARMAEMEREIDSPKPEVRVAAE; this is encoded by the coding sequence ATGCATCAGAAAATCTCGCTCGAGGACAAATACGACCTTTCGCGCAACCGGGTGTATCTGACCGGCGCGCAGGCCATCGCGCGGATGATGATGATGCAGCAGGAGGCCGACAAGGCCGCGGGCCTCAACACCGCCGGCTTCATTTCCGGCTACCGTGGCTCGCCGCTCGGCGGGCTCGACAGCCAGTTCATGAAGGCGAAGAAGCAGCTCACCGCTCACCAGATTACCTTCACCCCAGGCCTCAACGAGGAGCTGGCCGCCACAGCCGTCTGGGGTTCGCAGCAGGCCGGCCTCGACGGCCACGGCAAATATGATGGCGTCTTCGGCCTCTGGTATGGCAAGGGTCCGGGCGTCGACCGCGCCGGCGACGTCTTCCGCCACGCCAACCTTGCAGGCACCTCCCCCAACGGCGGCGTCCTCGTCCTGATGGGCGACGACCACACGGCCGAATCCTCCACCAACGCCCACCAGACGGAGTTCAACTTCGTCGACTACATGATGCCGATCCTGAACCCCGCCGGTGTCCAGGAAATCATCGATTACGGACTTCTCGGCTACGCGCTCAGCCGTTATTCCGGCTGCTGGGTGGCGCTGAAATGCGTGAAGGACAATGTCGAGTCCACGGCTTCAGTGAATGCCGGTCTCAACCGCCTCGACATCGTCACGCCCCCGTTCGAGGGGCCTCCCGGCGGCATCCATATCCGCCTCAACGACATCGACTTTCTCGGCCAGGAAGCGCGGCTGCACGAATACAAACGCGCCGCCGCCAATCTCTTCATCCGCGCAAACGGGCTCAACAAGATCGTCTGGTCGGGCGGAGAAGCCCCGAAGCTCGGCATCATCTCGACCGGCAAGAGCTATCTCGACGTCCTGCAGGCCTTCTCCAATCTCGGCATCGGCGAGGAAGAGGCAAACCGCCTCGGCATACGCCTCTTCAAGGTCGGCTGCACATGGCCGCTCGATCTCGACGACGTGAAGGATTTTTCAACCGGCCTCACAGAAATTATCGTCGTAGAGGAAAAGCGCTCGCTCATCGAAACACAGCTGCGCGAAGCGCTTTACGGCACCGCCGGCCAGCCGATGATCGTCGGCAAGCGCGACGAGCGCGGCGACTGGCTCTTCCCCGTGAAAGGCGCGCTCGATCCCAATGACATCGCCATTGCCTTTGGCGAACGCATCACCCGCTATATCGGCCCCTCTGACGAAATCTCCGCCCGCACGGCGCGCCTGAAGCAGGCGCAGGCGATGATCGCCAGCATTGCCGACGGCAATATCCGCACGCCCTTCTTCTGCTCCGGCTGTCCGCACAATTCCTCGACCAAGGTGCCGGAAGGCTCGGTCGCCGCCGCCGGCATCGGCTGTCATTTCATGTCGATCTGGATGGACCGCAACACGGTCGGCTTCACCCAGATGGGCGGCGAAGGCGCGCAATGGGTGGGCGTCGCCCCCTTCTCCGATCGCGGCCACATCTTCCAGAACCTCGGCGACGGCACCTATGCCCATTCCGGCTCGCTCGCCATCCGCTTTGCGCTGTCCGCCGGCACGAACATCACCTACAAGATCCTCTATAATGACGCGGTCGCCATGACCGGCGGCCAGCATGTCGAAAGCGGCGCGACCGTCGACCAGATCGCCCGCCAGCTTGCGGCGGAAGGCGTGAAGCGCATCGCCGTCGTCTCCGACGAGCCGGATAAATATCCTCCGGGCATCGACTGGCCGAAGGGCACCACCTTCAACCATCGCCGCGACATGGACGACGTGCAGCGCGAGTTGCGCGACATTCCCGGCGTCACTGTCCTCATCTATGACCAGACCTGTGCGGCCGAAAAGCGCCGCCGCCGCAAGCGCGGCACCTTCCCCGATCCCAACAAGCGCGCCTTCATCAACGAAGCTGTCTGCGAAGGCTGCGGCGATTGCGGCGTGAAATCCAACTGCGTCTCCATCCAGCCGGTCGAGACCGCCTTCGGCCGCAAGCGCAAGGTCGACCAGTCGAGCTGCAACAAGGACTTCTCCTGCGTCGACGGCTTCTGTCCCTCCTTCGTCACAGTGCATGGCGGCAAGCTGCGCAAGGCGGAAGCCAAGGCAAAAGATGCAAGCGGCTTCGACAGCCTCTTCGCGAACCTGCCAGCACCCGCCATCGCCTCGCTCGATGACGGCTGGGCTGCCATCGTCGCCGGCATTGGCGGCACGGGCGTCGTCACAATCGGCCAGATTCTCGGCATGGCCGCCCATATCGAGGAAAAGGGCTGCGGCCTCATCGACATGGCGGGCCTGGCCCAGAAGGGCGGCGCGGTGCTGACCCATTTGCGCATCGCCAAGACCCCGGACGCGATCACCGCGATCCGTATCCCCGCCGGACGTTCGGACCTGGTGCTCGGCTGCGATCTCGCCGTCTCGGCCTCCAAGAAGGTGCTGGCCACCGTCACCGAAGACAAGACGCTCTTCATCGCCAACACTGCCGAAATCATGCCCGGCGGCTTCACCCGCAATCCGGACTTCTCCTTCCCGGCCGAGCTGATGAAGAAGACCATCCGCAAGTCCGCCGGCGAAGCAACAACCCGCTTCTTCGATGCCGACGAGGCCGCGCGCGAACTCTTCGCCAATGCGCTCGCCGCCAACATGTTCATGCTCGGCTATGCCAGCCAGCTCGGCGGCCTGCCGCTTTCCCCCGAATCGGTGGAAGAAGCCATCCGCCTCAATGGCGAAGCGGTGGATATGAACATCGCCGCCTTCCGCTGGGGCCGCATCGCCGGAAACGATCCCGCCGCCGTCACTGCCATCTATCGCGACCACCACCACGAAGCCCCGCGCGCGGAAACCGCCGACGAGGCGATCGAGCGCATGAAGGCGCATCTCACCGCCTATCAGAACACCCGCTACGCCCGCCGCTTCGAGAAGGCCATCGCACCCGTTCGCGAGGCCGAAATCCGCGCCACAGGCTCCGCCGGCCCGGTCACGCTCGCCGCTGCCCGCAGCCTCGGCAAGCTGATGGCCATCAAGGACGAATACGAAACCGCCCGCCTCTTCACCGACGGCGCTTTCGAGAAGCGCCTGTCCGAACAATTCTCCGACTGGGACCGCCTCGAATTCCACATGGCCCCGCCGCTCTTCGCCAAGAAGGACAAGCAAGGCCATCTGGTGAAGGCCTCCTACGGTCCGTGGATGATGGGCGCGCTGAATGCACTCGCCAAGTTCAAGGTCTTGCGCGGCACCCCGCTCGACATCTTCGGCTACACCGACGAGCGCAAGATGGAACGGCAGATGATCGCCGATTTCGAAGCGCTGCTGGGTCGGGTTTCGGGCAAGCTCAACGCCGCGAATGCGCAGGCGGTCGGCGACCTTGTCGCAGCCGCCGAAAAGATCCGCGGCTTCGGCCATGTGAAGGAGAAGGCTGCGAAGGAGGTTCTGGCACGGATGGCTGAGATGGAGCGGGAGATCGATTCGCCGAAGCCGGAAGTGCGGGTGGCGGCGGAGTAG